A region from the Vicia villosa cultivar HV-30 ecotype Madison, WI linkage group LG3, Vvil1.0, whole genome shotgun sequence genome encodes:
- the LOC131658563 gene encoding uncharacterized protein LOC131658563: protein MAPFKVLYGRRCRTPVCWYESGESIILGLEIVQQTTEKIKMIREKMKVSRSRKKSYHDKRRKDLEFDKGDHVFLKRVGDVAYRVALPPELSNLHDVFQVSLLRKYISNMSHVIPRDEVQVRDNFMVEATSIRIEDRKIKQLRGKDIPLVIVAWGGAAGGSVASELESKMRELYPELLSSDTFSRTKIF, encoded by the exons ATGGCACCTTTCAAAgtgttgtatggtaggaggtgtaggacacctgtgtgttggtatgaatcaggTGAGAGTATAATACTTGGTCTagaaattgtacaacaaactACCGAGAAAATCAAGATGATAAGAGAAAAGATGAAAGTTTCTCGGAGTAGGaagaagagctatcatgataagagaaGGAAGGATTTAGAATTTGACAAGGGTGACCATGTGTTTTTAAAG AGAGTTGGGGATGTTGCATACAGGGTGGCCTTGCCACCCGAACTTTCGAATCTGCACGACGTGTTTCAGGTGTCACtacttcggaaatacatttctaaCATGTCTCATGTTATTCCAAGGGATGAGGTGCAGGTCCGGGACAACTTTATGGTAGAGGCAACATCAATAAGGATTGAAGACCGTAAGATAAAACAGTTAAGGGGAAAAGATATCCCCTTAGTAATAGTTGCTTGGGGAGGAGCTGCTGGAGGAAGTGTAGCCTCAGAGTtagagagcaagatgcgagagtTGTATCCAGAACTATTATCGTCAGATAcattttcgaggacaaaaatattctaa